Sequence from the Cucumis sativus cultivar 9930 chromosome 1, Cucumber_9930_V3, whole genome shotgun sequence genome:
ggtttatttatttaaagtcTCTCAGGGCATTCATCATCTCTaagtgattttctttttttctatagaGTCAACAGCTATCATTGCATCCAGATTTTTCCCTTTATTATTCTTGGATCATAACCACGTCGGGGTTTTGTCTTTGATTAGATTTCATGTATCCCTTTGGGCTTCAATTTCGAAAtccttttgtaattattccaTTGGTGACATTCTTCTAGGTTGGTCCCCCTTCTATTAGTTTGGGTCCTTTTGTGGGCTGgtttttttgtatgcccttgtattcttttattttttttctcaatgaaagttgtttttttcattaaaaaaaaaatcaatttggtATATATCAACTCTAAACAAGTGTGAATTCTTTAAgtgtagaagaaaaagatactCATGGGCAACCTAATtcgaaagaaattgaaaatcttTTTCCTCCATTCCTTGAGGAGTCtgcatatatttttatgcaacagagaatttttttaacaacataATTCATGAATTAATCCATGgtgattttgtttcaaaagatAAATCTTGGCTCGACTTGTGCTATTTGGAAGTTTGTTATATTAGTTTTTCAAAGTTGTTTCCATTTAATTGgcttaactttttatttttacctaGGATGAGCTTTTTTTTAGGGATAGAATGATGTAGTGGGAATGGGGTATTATGGTCAAATAGTTAATCCATTAAGATTATGattaatttctttgatttattAGGACTAGGATTAGTTTCTTTGGtttattaggattaggattgttttcttttattatttaggatTGGGattaatttctttgatttattaggattaggattagtttgcttttcaattataaGTAGAGCACTTGTCTACTTGTATTCACaacttttaaacattaataaaattctctcaTTGGTATACATCAAAGAACCAAGCCACTCAAGTACCACATTGGTCGTTGGTTATCCCATTCTAACTAATGTGGGACAAAATCATCCTATACTACCTTGGTTTCTAACAGAAGGGTGATCCAAGCACATGTTTCCAAAGCAAAAATAGGCAAGTCCCCCACCACTGATCTTAAACTTTAAGACTAGTGGCCAAGGATCTGAGGTGACTCTCAAGCCCCTTATTTACCTACGGCAACCAAACCTTTCAATCCACACTTCAAAAAGGATAAATCTGTCTATTCTCATAGTCGCCCTGAAATTAGCCCAAGCGAATATCCCATTTAGCAAAGAGGGATCAAAGAGGTTACAATCCTTAATGAAACCATTAAAAGACCTCATCgagcttcaattttttaaaggaCACAAAGCTCAGCAACTAAATTCACAAGACAACTTGTCTGACCTTACAACATCTAGGTGTCAGGCAAACttgtataatatttaatcCTAAGTAGGTGGGACACCATGGATTGAACTCATGACATCTTGGCCCTTTATCAAGGTCGTGCAcccatatttattattagacCAACCCAAGATGGTTGGTGCTAgcttaatttatttcttttgttttgtgtcAAGTGGGTCACAACCATTTTGGAGATAATGTccatcaaatttttttcagGGCCGTCTTTGATATTGAAAGTGCACTTAGTATGGACCAATGCAGATAGAGGTCTATTGTCTTGATTATGGaacaaaagaaatgaacaCATTTTTTAGGGATTCCCCCAACCCTTTCTAGGGCATCTAGAGCATAtagaaattgattttcattcTACATATATCCATGTTATACAATACCAAACGATTATCTCAAACTTTTGCCGATGCACTCACTATCTTGGCCTAGacaacttcattttctttctgatAAGATGTGCATTCTTAATCTTTGCTCCCCGTTTAGAGAGGGAGCATTAgtgtatataattaattttcgtAATCACGAACACCTACTAGATTCAGTCCGTAGTTCGTTCCCGTGATTAATAAAGCCTGGAAGCTTATTTTCCAAGGTTGTAAGGAGAGTGTATTAAAATCGTGAAGTAAATTGAATTTGCTCTCCAGTGTTCCACAACCGCAATATTAAATAGCAAAGACAGAAAAAACTACGATCAATGAGCATGAACCTTCAATCCCCCATGATAATACGTACCATTCGTGGATCCAACAAGCCGCCGTCGATGGGTTTCCGAGTAGTATCATAATATAAACCTTTGTACACCTGAACTTCAGCCAATTTGCTAATTTCGGCTCCCGAAAAGGTAGTGAACTGCATGCTCTTGCTGTAGTAAGacccaaacaaacaaacaaacaaaaacagacCATCAGACACACTAGTAACAACACCTTCTCAATACCCACAAAAGGAAACTTACATTTTGCGAGGCCCAACATCCTCAATGTATGGTTGCTTAGTAAACACCAGACCTTCCACTTGTGCTCTATTCATCTTCGATCAATGAAGAACACAACAAGAAGTAGAAAGACAAACAACAACTAAAAGACTCGAGGAGTCCGACGGTGAAACGCAAACAGCTGAAGCGTCGTGACTGCGTAGTTCAGCAGTCTCGCCGTCATTCAAAttactttaagaaaaaagtgaagaatCCTCGACTAAGCAGCAATGAAGAGTGGAAAAGAGTGAGAAGAACAGAGTAGTCGTGGGGCGAAGAACTACGAAAGAGAGTGGCCAGTGAGCCGAATTAATAAaccaaagagaaaaatggCGACGACTAAACGGTTAATTAGAATGAGCCCTAACTCCTGAACTGGGAACCATCGGTTCGGTTTGGTTTCTTCTGTTTTGGCCAACCGGTTACTTGACCGCGGACATGTTACTTTGTTGCTTGAGCCGAGACCGCGGTCTAGTTAAGGCTTCTCCCGCGGCGCGTGGACATGAGGGCGAGAACGAGTGTGGAGgatatgaaaatttatctatttttggAAACAgatttcattagaaaataaaatattactaaaagCAGCATTGGTGGCATATCGATTATAATCTCGACTTTAGTGTACGGTCTAACTGATCAATTGATCGactaaatatatgaaaagtcTCTAATTTAGTTAATCCGCGCACTATCTACAAATGGACAGAATTCAAAGTATTGTTTTCTAAGGAATGATTgtaacaaaattctaaaacaaacaaagattATCCTCAAACTTTTAACTTGGTATAAGatgtaaaaattatttatcagaaAGTTATgtcttataaaataaactaataacgAAAAGGATGGATTCAAACATGTTTGTgctttttgaaaagaaagtgtAGCCAAATATAGAACGTGTAACTTTAGCtcaattttaatgaatttgtgaatcaactcaaatattttttaggaCGATAAATCGTcaacctatatatatatacatgtatgtttgatgtcaaataattagcaacgtcaaataattaatataattatattaatattacacaaatattaatataattcataCTAAAAATAGCTTGTACTCTAAATAAGGAACAGAATTCATAAGttgaaatattttcctttgaaaataataataataacaaatggTGTTAATTAGGGATAGGTGACGGAAATCAACCAATCAGAAGCTTTTCTATTTCCAGCTCGACCGTTATTTTTTCAAGCTACCTGACGACGTCGTTTTGAAACATTGACCTTTGCCCCCCACTCTTATAAACCCTTCTAAACTCACCCACCAGATCTGATTCGGATCCGAAATTCTTCTTCACGATGGCTACTCgaactcttcttcttcttgctaTGGCtgctcttcttctcttctccaaCTCCGTTCTTTGTAAAGATGATTCTCCTCCCAAAGATCCTCTCTCCAAGCCTACCGACGACGATGACGAAGATCTAAGCTTCCTTGAGGAGCCGGATGAGGCTCATGCTCATCAGAATCTCCctgattttgataattttgaagGGGGAGCTGAGGATGAAGATTTTGGAGACTTCACCGATTTTGAAGATGCAGAAGGTGATGGAGACGAGTACAAGGCACCGGTGGTGGATGAAAAGGACGTTGTTGTCTTGAAGGAAGGTAACTTCAGCGATTTCATCAAGAAGAATCGGTTTGTTATGGTGGAGTTTTATGCTCCATGGTGTGGTCATTGCCAAGCGTTGGCTCCTGAATACGCGGCTGCGGCTACTGAATTGAAGGCGGAGAATGTGGCTTTGGCGAAGGTTGATGCAACAGAGGAGAATGAATTGGCGCAGCAGTACGATGTTCAAGGATTTCCTACCGTTTATTTCTTCTCTGATGGTGTCCACAAGGCTTATCCTGGACAGAGGACAAAGTAAGTGCTCTGAATTGTTAAGACTTGTTTGGCGGTCATTGATGCTTCGGAAATGGAGCAAATGCTCGACTTCAGATTTGTTTTCAACTTCGAGATCTAGATAGTAGAACTGTTTGCCACAATGCGTTAATAAATCAGCGTTATATTACATTCTTTATTTGTGTGTTCACCGTTCCCTGTTTAAATACGCATTTAATGTTTAAGCTAATTATCACGTCTTCACAGGGATGCTATAGTATCATGGATCAAGAAGAAGACCGGACCTGGTATTTACAACATAACTTCGGTTGAAGATGCTGAACGCATTCTGACTTCGGAATCTAAGGTCGCTGTTGGTTACCTGAACTCCTTGGTGGTGAGTTTGTTTACACGTTTCTTTATATGCTTGGACTTATCACCTTTGATTGGAAATGGAATTTACATTTCTTCGATCGACTTCATGAACTGTACTTTGCTATAGTGCTAGTGGGTCAATGGATAAATGTATAGGGAtgcttattattttcttcatgaTCTTGTGTTGCTATTTGCAGGGCTCTGAGAGTGATGAGCTTGCTGCTGCTTCCAGACTGGAAGATGATGTCAACTTTTACCAAACGGTGGATCCTGAAGTGGCAAAGCTTTTCCACATTGAAGCTTCCGCAAAACGCCCTGCCTTGGTATTGCTTAAGAAGGAGGCTGAAAAACTGAGCCGCTTTGGTTAGATCATTGCTTCTGTTTTCTTAATTACTTTAAGAGATGATATACTTTGGGTGGGTAGTAATTTAGtgagttttgtttcttttgcaGATGGCGAGTTTTCGAAGTCTGCAATTGTTGAATTTGTATTTGCCAATAAGCTTCCTTTAGTTACAATGTTTACTAAAGAAAATGCACCattgatttttgaaagttcaattAAGAAACAGGTATTGTAGTATAAAATGGGCTTTAGCTATCACTTTGAAACAACTTTTGTTTGTGAAGTTGAGCTCAAGAATTCCTTTGCACTTGACACTTTGTATTTTTCTGTGGCCAGTTAATTCTAtttgcaatttcaaatgacaCAGAGAAACTCATCCCCATATTTGAAGAAGCAGCCAAGTCTTTTAAAGGAAAGGTATAGTTGTTGCTAAGTAaaggataatttttttttagaattgagAAGCTAACTTCAAATTCGAAAGCTTAGTCTCAGTAACTGGGAATATTTTGTTGTCCTTAGCTTGTACATTCAGCAAACTGTCTTATTTTTCATgtagatattatttttattaatgagGAATTGTGAGATGCATTGTTATACTATTTTGGAATTCAGGGTTGCTCTCTGTATTTCCTTCtaattttatgtgttttgATGCAGCTTATTTTCGTTTATGTGGAGATTGATAATGAGGAGGTTGGAAAGCCAGTATCAGAATATTTTGGCGTTAATGGCAATGGTCCAGAGGTGATCTTTTTCATTACCTctaatatattcattttcaaataaaactttagTACGTTTGTTTAACTTTAGCAAGCTTGATATTGGGAAGTTTAAATTCGTATTATGCATTTggattatatgaaaaataggTTTAAATTCGTATTATGCATTTggattatatgaaaaataggTTTATGTAATCTATGTTTGTTTCGTGCGTGTATGGtttgtaaaatttagaatatacTCGATAgtacatattatataatgtGTGAGCTGTCCTTTTCATGTATTTCCGAAGTTAAACTTGCCTACCTATAAACATCAATGTCCATTGAATGTGTTGTACTTAGAGttgatattttatagaaatcaAACGAACACGAAACTGATTTTACAAATAGGCTTTGATATTGAAAACATagaaaacattttcaattttcatgaATGTATGCgtcccaattttaaaaacaagttcTACTTCACCGGAAATGGGGACAGCCAGAAATCTGTGCTTGATTAGGAAGTTTGGTTGAATTTGGTTGTTAGTATATTCATATGTtgtgatgaaattgaaaattttattttcatataggTTCTTGGATACACTGGAAATGAGGACAGCAAGAAATTCGTGCTTGATAAGGAAGTTACCTTGGAAAATATTAAGGTCCACCAATTAATCTTCCTTCCTATCCCTGTAAAGAGTATTCTTTTTACTTCAACTTCTCAgctaatttctcttttctcatcCAATTCACTGGACAGGCTTTTGCAGAAAATTTCTTGGAAGACAAGCTAAAACCCTTCTATAAGTCAGATCCCATTCCCGAGACTGTAAGTTGAACTAACACACTTTTCattcaatgaaaagtttttgttatctttttttttaaaaaaaaaagttgaattgacTCACATTTCCTGTCAGTATGACTTTACTTTTCGTATTTGATCTCTAAAATGTTTACCTCTCTATTCATGCAGAATGATGGTGACGTGAAAATAGTGGTTGGAGACAACTTTGATGAAATTGTTTTAGATGAATCGAAGGATGTTCTCCTTGAGGTATTGAGTAATCCAACA
This genomic interval carries:
- the LOC101214582 gene encoding protein disulfide isomerase-like 1-4 gives rise to the protein MATRTLLLLAMAALLLFSNSVLCKDDSPPKDPLSKPTDDDDEDLSFLEEPDEAHAHQNLPDFDNFEGGAEDEDFGDFTDFEDAEGDGDEYKAPVVDEKDVVVLKEGNFSDFIKKNRFVMVEFYAPWCGHCQALAPEYAAAATELKAENVALAKVDATEENELAQQYDVQGFPTVYFFSDGVHKAYPGQRTKDAIVSWIKKKTGPGIYNITSVEDAERILTSESKVAVGYLNSLVGSESDELAAASRLEDDVNFYQTVDPEVAKLFHIEASAKRPALVLLKKEAEKLSRFDGEFSKSAIVEFVFANKLPLVTMFTKENAPLIFESSIKKQLILFAISNDTEKLIPIFEEAAKSFKGKLIFVYVEIDNEEVGKPVSEYFGVNGNGPEVLGYTGNEDSKKFVLDKEVTLENIKAFAENFLEDKLKPFYKSDPIPETNDGDVKIVVGDNFDEIVLDESKDVLLEIYAPWCGHCQALEPTYNKLAKHLHGVDSLVIAKMDGTTNEHPRAKSDGFPTILFFPAGNKSFDPITVDTDRTVVAFYKFLKKNASIPFKLQKPVSSPKAESSEGKSSDDAKESPKSTDLKDEL